In the Helianthus annuus cultivar XRQ/B chromosome 11, HanXRQr2.0-SUNRISE, whole genome shotgun sequence genome, one interval contains:
- the LOC110935679 gene encoding serine carboxypeptidase-like 31 — MAFYPNVISMLKIIVVLLLSKTIFVVARHGQWSKEEKVNVQNVKDLVTNLPGQPSVDFRHYAGYVTVNEKKGRALFYWFYEAWTLPHEKPLVLWLNGGPGCSSVGYGATQEIGPFIVNTDGKGLHLNPYSWNREANMLFLESPVGVGFSYSNTANDYDNLGDDLTAKDAYAFLHNWFQKFPSFKNRTFYIAGESYAGKYVPELAGLIHDKNNDASLYINLKGILLGNPETNDAEDWKGLIDYAWSHAVVSDETHKIIRENCDFNSNNTWSNEDCSQAVDEVLAQYSEIDIYSLYTSVCITNSAYADNKAMQVVFKKSSSKMMPRIMGGYDPCLDDYAKSYYNKPEVQKALHVGDGLNLKNWTICNMDIFNGWAQSKDSVLPIYKKLIDAKFRIWVYSGDTDGRVPVLSTRYSLSSLGLPITRAWRPWYHQKQVAGWLQEYEGLTFATFRGAGHAVPIFKPSESLAFFTSFLLGKNPPLKR, encoded by the exons ATGGCTTTCTATCCAAACGTGATATCTATGTTGAAAATAATTGTTGTGCTATTGTTATCTAAAACTATATTTGTAGTTGCAAGGCATGGACAATGGTCCAAGGAAGAAAAAGTAAACGTCCAGAATGTTAAAGATCTTGTGACAAACTTGCCTGGTCAGCCTAGTGTAGACTTCCGACACTATGCTGGATATGTGACTGTAAATGAGAAAAAAGGAAGGGCACTATTTTACTGGTTTTATGAAGCCTGGACTCTTCCACATGAGAAGCCCTTGGTGTTGTGGTTAAATGGAG GTCCTGGGTGTTCATCAGTGGGATATGGAGCTACACAGGAGATTGGGCCATTCATTGTGAATACAGACGGAAAAGGTCTTCATCTCAATCCCTACTCGTGGAACAGAG AAGCTAATATGCTTTTCCTTGAATCCCCTGTTGGTGTTGGCTTTTCATACTCAAACACAGCCAATGATTATGATAATCTTGGAGATGACCTCACTG CTAAGGATGCATATGCTTTCCTTCATAACTGGTTCCAAAAGTTTCCTTCGTTTAAGAATAGAACATTTTATATTGCTGGAGAAAGCTATGCAG GGAAGTATGTTCCAGAACTGGCAGGCCTTATACATGATAAAAACAATGATGCTTCACTGTATATCAACCTGAAAGGCATATTG TTAGGTAACCCTGAAACGAATGATGCTGAGGACTGGAAAGGTCTAATTGACTATGCCTGGAGTCATGCTGTAGTATCAGATGAAACTCACAAAATCATAAGAGAAAACTGTGACTTCAACAGTAACAATACTTGGAGCAATGAGGATTGCAGCCAAGCTGTGGATGAAGTTCTAGCACAATATAGTGAGATAGACATTTACAGCCTCTATACATCAGTCTGTATTACCAATTCAGCGTATGCGGATAATAAAGCGATGCAGGTTGTGTTCAAGAAAAGCTCATCTAAGATG ATGCCACGTATAATGGGGGGTTATGATCCTTGCCTCGATGATTATGCAAAAAGTTATTATAATAAACCTGAAGTTCAGAAGGCACTACATGTTGGGGATGGTCTTAATCTCAAGAACTGGACCATTTGCAA TATGGACATATTCAATGGCTGGGCGCAATCAAAAGATTCAGTTCTCCCCATTTACAAGAAACTAATTGATGCCAAGTTTAGAATATGGGTCTACAG TGGAGATACCGATGGGAGAGTCCCTGTGTTGTCCACAAGATACAGTTTAAGCTCTCTAGGACTACCTATTACTCGAGCATGGAGGCCCTGGTACCACCAAAAGCAG GTTGCTGGTTGGCTGCAGGAGTATGAAGGTCTTACTTTTGCTACATTTAGAGGAGCTGGCCATGCAGTACCCATCTTCAAACCGAGTGAATCACTGGCATTCTTCACTTCCTTTCTCCTTGGAAAAAATCCACCTCTAAAACGATAA